A genomic window from Planococcus rifietoensis includes:
- the pyrH gene encoding UMP kinase, translating to MSVPKYKRIVLKLSGEAMAGGQGFGLSPEIIKSVAAQVKEIVDLGVEVAVVVGGGNIWRGKVGSEMGMDRATADYMGMLATVMNSLALQDSLEKQDVETRVLSSIEMRQVAEPYIRRRAIRHLEKKRVVIFSAGTGNPYFSTDTTAALRAAEIEADVILMAKNNVDGVYSADPKTDIEAVKYDELSYFDVIQQGLQVMDSTASTLCMDNDIPLVVFSIMEKGNIKRAVLGEKIGTVVRRTL from the coding sequence ATGAGTGTTCCAAAATACAAACGCATTGTACTGAAATTAAGTGGAGAAGCGATGGCAGGCGGACAAGGTTTCGGTCTTTCCCCTGAAATCATCAAATCTGTCGCAGCGCAAGTGAAGGAAATCGTAGACCTTGGCGTAGAAGTAGCGGTAGTGGTTGGCGGAGGAAACATCTGGCGCGGAAAAGTCGGTTCGGAAATGGGCATGGACCGTGCGACTGCCGACTATATGGGGATGCTGGCAACTGTCATGAACTCACTGGCCTTGCAGGATTCGCTCGAGAAGCAAGACGTGGAAACACGCGTATTGTCTTCAATTGAAATGCGCCAAGTCGCAGAACCGTATATCCGCAGAAGAGCGATCCGCCACCTCGAGAAAAAACGTGTCGTCATTTTCTCGGCTGGAACCGGAAATCCTTACTTCTCAACAGATACGACAGCTGCGTTGCGAGCTGCAGAAATTGAAGCAGATGTCATCTTGATGGCGAAAAACAACGTGGACGGCGTTTATTCTGCTGATCCAAAAACCGATATTGAAGCCGTCAAATACGATGAACTATCGTACTTCGATGTTATTCAGCAAGGGCTTCAAGTGATGGATTCGACAGCTTCCACATTATGTATGGACAATGATATTCCACTCGTAGTATTCTCTATAATGGAAAAAGGAAACATAAAACGAGCTGTTCTTGGTGAAAAGATCGGGACAGTAGTGAGGAGAACATTATAA